From the Nonlabens marinus S1-08 genome, one window contains:
- a CDS encoding flavin monoamine oxidase family protein: MHAKITILGGGLTGVYLGYLLQLKGMDYQILEGRSRLGGRIFTKMSGNHVPIDLGAAWFWDYNPKLKQLLEDLNILTHPQSMGPKVWYQPTANASYQQFQLPPQEQISYRIKGGATNLILSLASTLDAEKIHLDTMVNRVTREEKGYKLQTSQGIFTTEKVICALPPAILNARISFDPELPNDYQQIASKTHTWMENSIKFGIGFPKAFWKYEQIPVTSFSNYGPITELYDYSNADQDRFAMMGFLHPEANTWTPEDRKAKVMQQLETIFGTRVLDYISYEEIVWQEQEFTHVASNNSLTPHQNNGHSLLRQTFHENSLIMAGSETSAVLPGYMEGALHSAQTAFDLLK; this comes from the coding sequence ATGCATGCTAAGATTACCATTCTGGGCGGTGGGCTCACTGGAGTTTATTTAGGCTATCTTCTTCAACTCAAGGGTATGGACTATCAGATTCTTGAAGGTAGATCCCGATTGGGCGGTCGTATATTCACTAAAATGTCTGGCAATCATGTACCTATAGATCTAGGTGCCGCTTGGTTTTGGGATTATAATCCTAAGTTAAAGCAATTACTGGAGGATTTAAACATTCTCACGCATCCTCAAAGCATGGGGCCTAAAGTATGGTATCAACCTACAGCCAATGCCAGTTATCAGCAATTTCAACTGCCGCCGCAGGAACAAATCAGTTATCGTATTAAAGGAGGAGCTACTAACTTGATTTTATCACTTGCTTCCACCCTAGATGCTGAAAAGATCCATTTGGACACTATGGTAAATAGAGTTACTAGAGAAGAAAAAGGGTATAAACTTCAAACCTCTCAAGGAATTTTTACCACAGAAAAAGTAATTTGCGCCTTGCCTCCGGCCATTTTAAATGCAAGGATCAGTTTTGATCCTGAGCTTCCCAATGACTATCAGCAAATAGCCTCAAAAACTCATACCTGGATGGAAAACTCCATTAAGTTTGGAATAGGTTTTCCTAAAGCGTTTTGGAAATATGAACAAATTCCGGTGACTAGTTTTAGCAATTATGGTCCTATCACAGAGCTTTATGATTATTCCAATGCAGATCAAGATCGATTTGCCATGATGGGTTTTCTACATCCAGAAGCGAATACTTGGACTCCAGAAGACCGGAAAGCAAAAGTGATGCAACAGTTGGAAACAATATTTGGCACTAGAGTTTTAGATTACATTTCTTATGAAGAAATCGTCTGGCAAGAACAAGAGTTTACACATGTTGCTTCAAATAACTCTCTTACCCCACATCAAAATAATGGCCATTCGTTATTGCGACAAACATTTCATGAAAACTCTTTGATTATGGCAGGTTCTGAGACTAGTGCTGTACTTCCTGGATATATGGAAGGTGCATTGCATAGCGCTCAAACCGCTTTTGATTTGTTGAAGTAG
- a CDS encoding S41 family peptidase, with protein MRIFKSLFLSLIAIALLNSCAQDNDDKLASDLTIKNFIYRGMNAFYLYKPDVPVLADDRFSTVKELEDFHAQFDTPEDFFESLIFDPNRVDRFSVIFSDYIALEQALSGNSLNNGMEFGLVGYANDVNNIFGYVRYVLPNTSAAAQGVVRGQIFTEIDGIQLTRTNFRTLIAQNSYTITLADYNNGDPIANGNTINLTKAQVQEDPILVSKVIDQGNAKVGYLVYNSFLRQFDDQLNSVFANFKSQGITHLVIDLRYNSGGSVNSAITLGSLVTNNPTTDVFSTEQWNPDIQEFLQENNPDQLVNFFKNNTTGGAALNRLSLSKVHIITTGNSASASELLINSLDPYVNVVQVGDDTAGKFQASITLYDSEDFTRQGANPAHRYAMQPLVLKSLNSVGRTDYFDGLQPDIRQNENFGNLGVLGDPSEPLLNLCLNDIAVNGRFNNPFIESRPSREFSGSNKLRPLGDEMWKEEIVLPQQ; from the coding sequence ATGAGAATTTTCAAGTCCCTTTTTCTTTCCCTAATCGCTATTGCACTGCTCAACAGCTGTGCGCAAGACAATGATGATAAGCTTGCAAGTGACCTAACGATAAAGAATTTTATTTATCGTGGAATGAATGCGTTTTATTTATATAAACCTGACGTTCCTGTGCTTGCAGATGATCGATTTTCTACCGTGAAAGAATTAGAAGATTTTCACGCCCAATTTGATACACCTGAAGATTTTTTTGAATCTCTGATCTTCGACCCCAACCGTGTGGATCGATTCAGTGTTATTTTTAGTGATTACATAGCCTTAGAACAAGCACTTTCAGGAAACAGCTTGAATAATGGAATGGAGTTCGGTCTGGTAGGCTATGCGAATGATGTCAATAATATATTTGGTTATGTAAGATATGTACTTCCTAATACCAGTGCAGCTGCACAAGGTGTTGTACGTGGTCAAATTTTTACTGAAATTGATGGCATCCAACTAACTCGCACGAATTTTAGAACGCTGATTGCTCAAAACAGCTACACCATAACTCTTGCCGATTATAATAATGGAGATCCAATTGCTAATGGCAACACCATAAATTTGACTAAGGCGCAAGTTCAAGAAGACCCTATACTAGTTAGTAAAGTCATTGATCAAGGCAATGCCAAAGTAGGCTATCTAGTTTACAATAGTTTTTTACGCCAGTTTGACGACCAACTCAATTCAGTATTTGCCAACTTCAAATCTCAAGGGATCACCCATCTCGTTATTGATTTGAGATATAATAGCGGTGGTTCTGTAAATAGTGCCATTACTCTAGGTAGTCTAGTTACTAATAATCCTACAACTGATGTCTTCTCTACTGAACAGTGGAATCCTGATATTCAAGAATTTTTACAAGAAAATAATCCAGACCAACTGGTCAATTTTTTTAAGAATAACACCACAGGTGGGGCTGCGCTCAACCGTCTATCTCTATCTAAGGTACACATCATCACGACTGGCAATAGCGCGAGCGCCAGTGAACTATTAATCAATTCATTAGATCCATATGTCAATGTAGTTCAAGTAGGTGACGATACCGCAGGTAAATTTCAAGCCAGCATCACCTTATATGACAGTGAGGACTTTACAAGACAAGGTGCAAATCCTGCGCACCGTTATGCTATGCAACCGCTAGTTTTGAAGAGCTTAAACAGCGTCGGTAGAACAGACTATTTTGATGGTTTACAACCAGATATCAGACAAAATGAAAATTTTGGAAACTTAGGCGTTTTAGGCGACCCGTCAGAACCGCTGCTAAACTTATGCTTGAACGACATCGCTGTAAATGGTCGTTTTAATAATCCATTTATTGAATCACGCCCTAGCAGAGAGTTTTCAGGAAGTAATAAATTGAGGCCTCTAGGCGATGAAATGTGGAAAGAAGAAATTGTGTTACCACAGCAATAA
- a CDS encoding RNA polymerase sigma factor, with the protein MNQPKFIATFKEVQRNMYLLSRRLLTSHEEAADAVQETMLKLWERRKELGKIANKEAYAMQMVKNYSLDRLKSKQASHLKIVHSNYESDDRNVLDDLEQEAKVGMVQKMIAELPENYKTVIHLRDIEGYDYEAIERIMDMKSTAVRVVLSRARKLLRKKIEEKYQSYTA; encoded by the coding sequence ATGAACCAACCAAAATTCATAGCGACATTCAAAGAAGTACAGCGTAATATGTACCTGTTGTCTCGCAGATTGCTCACCTCACATGAGGAAGCTGCAGATGCTGTACAGGAGACGATGTTGAAGCTTTGGGAACGCAGAAAAGAACTAGGGAAGATTGCTAACAAGGAAGCCTATGCCATGCAAATGGTAAAGAACTACTCACTGGATCGCTTAAAAAGTAAACAAGCCAGTCACCTGAAAATTGTTCATAGCAACTATGAATCTGATGACCGGAACGTGTTAGATGATCTAGAGCAAGAAGCTAAGGTTGGGATGGTTCAAAAGATGATTGCAGAATTACCTGAAAATTATAAAACAGTCATTCATCTTAGAGATATCGAAGGCTATGATTATGAAGCCATTGAACGCATCATGGACATGAAGTCTACTGCCGTCAGGGTAGTGCTGAGTAGGGCACGCAAGTTGCTTAGAAAGAAAATAGAAGAAAAATATCAAAGCTATACCGCATGA
- a CDS encoding DUF4252 domain-containing protein: MKKVIYIVLFLATAMTATAQNFDEVGNLSHVSETRVTGAMFKMISGIDIDDPEFAELMKTVNNLKDLRVYATDDKGSAAKMKSFADNFISKNNMDLLMSVKEDGQKFSFHVRKGNTETKIKELVMFIDGADSKESSAVFLVITGDLDLNQIAKITQQMNVPGQKQIKEATQKK, encoded by the coding sequence ATGAAAAAAGTAATCTACATAGTGTTATTCCTGGCAACAGCCATGACCGCTACAGCCCAAAATTTTGACGAGGTGGGTAATCTATCTCATGTTTCTGAAACACGAGTGACTGGAGCGATGTTTAAAATGATATCAGGAATTGATATTGATGACCCAGAATTTGCAGAGTTGATGAAGACCGTCAACAATCTTAAGGACTTAAGAGTTTACGCTACAGATGACAAAGGGTCTGCCGCTAAAATGAAATCCTTTGCGGATAATTTTATTTCTAAAAATAATATGGATCTTTTGATGAGTGTTAAGGAAGATGGTCAAAAATTCTCTTTCCACGTACGTAAAGGGAATACGGAGACAAAAATTAAAGAATTGGTAATGTTCATTGATGGCGCCGATTCTAAAGAGTCTAGTGCTGTATTTCTTGTGATCACGGGAGATCTTGATTTGAATCAAATTGCTAAGATCACGCAGCAAATGAATGTACCTGGTCAAAAGCAAATAAAAGAGGCCACACAGAAAAAGTAA
- a CDS encoding DUF4252 domain-containing protein → MNKLILKVIALSLTAMALLTSCEQQESLQQYYVDHEEADGFIMTSIPKTIVPIDKSKLSNESVEAYESINKINVLAMPLTADNKEMFAQETERLNKIFKNEKYELLMSHNSDGFKVKMMFDGTQDAIDEIIVYGNSPEMGLGVARVLGTDMNMARILNMMKELEGTNTSPAGIEMMMRGMGMPSQNMRIDAK, encoded by the coding sequence ATGAACAAGCTTATACTAAAAGTAATTGCACTTTCTCTAACAGCAATGGCGCTATTGACCTCTTGTGAACAACAAGAGAGCTTACAACAGTACTATGTAGATCACGAAGAAGCTGATGGCTTCATTATGACCTCCATTCCTAAAACTATCGTACCTATTGATAAAAGCAAATTGAGTAATGAATCTGTTGAGGCATACGAATCGATAAACAAAATCAATGTTTTAGCAATGCCTTTAACCGCTGATAACAAGGAGATGTTTGCACAAGAAACAGAACGATTAAACAAGATCTTTAAAAATGAGAAGTACGAGTTACTCATGTCTCATAATAGCGATGGTTTCAAGGTTAAAATGATGTTTGATGGCACACAAGATGCTATTGATGAAATCATTGTCTATGGAAATTCTCCAGAAATGGGACTGGGTGTAGCGAGAGTATTGGGTACCGATATGAATATGGCTAGGATATTGAACATGATGAAAGAACTGGAAGGAACAAATACAAGCCCAGCAGGAATAGAGATGATGATGAGGGGAATGGGTATGCCTTCACAAAACATGAGAATTGACGCAAAATAG
- the ychF gene encoding redox-regulated ATPase YchF, translated as MKAGIVGLPNVGKSTLFNCLSNAKAQSANFPFCTIEPNVGVVNVPDPRLKKLEELVNPERVVPATVEIVDIAGLVKGASKGEGLGNQFLGNIRETDAIIHVLRCFENDNIVHVDGNVNPIRDKETIDIELQLKDLETVDKKLEKVKKAARTGNKDAMREDEVLSAVKSALESGKSVRTVQVDETSRAEFIKPLQFITDKPVLYLCNVNDDAAVTGNAYVEQVRELVKDENAEVLILAVGTEADITELESYEERKEFLADMGLDEPGSAKLIRSAYKLLNQETYFTAGVKEVRAWTINSGATGPQAAGVIHTDFEKGFIRAEVIKYDTYVQYGSEQKVKEAGKLKVEGKEYIVQDGDIMHFLFNV; from the coding sequence ATGAAAGCCGGAATCGTAGGTTTACCAAACGTTGGGAAGTCCACATTATTCAATTGTTTGTCTAATGCTAAGGCGCAAAGCGCCAATTTTCCATTTTGTACCATTGAACCTAATGTAGGTGTGGTGAACGTGCCAGACCCACGTCTCAAGAAATTAGAAGAGCTCGTGAATCCAGAACGTGTCGTTCCTGCTACCGTAGAGATTGTAGATATTGCTGGTCTTGTTAAGGGTGCAAGCAAAGGAGAAGGTCTTGGGAATCAGTTTTTAGGGAACATTAGAGAAACCGACGCGATCATTCACGTGTTGAGATGTTTTGAGAACGATAATATCGTTCACGTAGATGGTAATGTGAACCCTATTAGAGATAAGGAAACTATAGACATCGAACTTCAATTAAAAGATTTAGAGACAGTCGATAAGAAGCTTGAAAAAGTAAAAAAGGCCGCCCGCACAGGAAATAAGGATGCGATGAGAGAAGACGAAGTCTTGTCTGCTGTTAAAAGTGCTTTAGAGTCTGGAAAATCTGTAAGAACCGTACAAGTAGATGAAACGTCGAGAGCGGAGTTTATCAAGCCATTACAGTTCATTACAGACAAGCCTGTTTTATATCTATGTAATGTAAATGATGATGCTGCTGTTACTGGGAATGCTTATGTAGAGCAAGTACGAGAATTGGTGAAAGATGAAAATGCAGAAGTTCTCATTCTAGCAGTAGGGACAGAAGCAGATATTACGGAGCTGGAAAGCTATGAAGAGCGAAAAGAATTTTTAGCAGATATGGGTCTTGACGAGCCAGGAAGCGCTAAGCTGATCCGTTCTGCGTACAAGTTGTTGAATCAAGAAACTTACTTTACCGCTGGTGTAAAAGAAGTTAGAGCATGGACCATTAACTCTGGAGCTACTGGACCACAGGCGGCTGGAGTTATTCATACAGATTTTGAGAAAGGATTCATACGTGCAGAGGTTATTAAATATGACACCTACGTGCAGTATGGCTCAGAACAAAAAGTAAAAGAAGCTGGTAAATTGAAAGTTGAAGGGAAGGAATACATCGTTCAAGATGGAGACATCATGCACTTCTTGTTCAATGTATAA
- a CDS encoding site-specific integrase, which produces MKSRLAFSLLFWLETSRVQNGTAPIIARITVNGKRSNISLQRKVEIARWSKSRSRATGSSQESIKLNRFLDQFQIDIYETFDQLVKEKAHISPQSIKARYLGQDSQEYSLLDLVEYHNEKMTVSLTHGTLKNYYTTHKYIKLFLKNKMNTDDLNLSQLSFRFLIDFENYLRSHTPTDHQRKMENNTVMKHIQRLRKMVTMAYKMEWLAKDPFVKFKPTYVRNEREFLSDQELQGIIEKQFRIERLNLVKDLFVFACYTGLSYIDLIKLKMDNISLGIDGNKWIITNRQKTNNRVKIPLLDIPQQLIDKYCDHPKSVSNGTLFPKMSNQKLNSYLKEISDLCGITKNLTFHIARHTFATTVTLSNGVPIETVSKLLGHSKIATTQIYARVLEHKVSHDMANLRAVLEDAKENQTTKNQESKSQQII; this is translated from the coding sequence ATGAAATCACGGTTAGCATTTAGCCTGCTATTTTGGCTGGAAACTTCCAGAGTCCAAAATGGAACGGCTCCAATTATCGCACGTATTACTGTTAATGGTAAGCGATCAAACATCAGTTTGCAAAGAAAAGTTGAGATTGCTCGATGGAGTAAATCCAGATCTAGAGCCACTGGAAGTAGTCAAGAGTCCATAAAGCTCAACCGATTCCTAGATCAGTTTCAAATTGATATCTACGAGACTTTCGACCAGTTAGTAAAAGAGAAGGCTCACATAAGCCCTCAATCCATCAAGGCAAGGTATTTAGGTCAAGATAGCCAAGAATATAGTTTATTGGATCTTGTTGAGTATCACAATGAAAAAATGACCGTTTCACTTACACACGGTACTTTAAAAAATTACTATACCACCCATAAGTATATCAAGCTGTTTTTGAAAAACAAAATGAACACGGATGACCTCAACTTGTCACAGTTGTCTTTTAGGTTTTTAATTGATTTTGAGAACTATCTGCGCAGTCACACTCCGACTGATCATCAAAGGAAGATGGAAAACAATACTGTGATGAAGCACATACAGCGACTTCGTAAGATGGTCACAATGGCTTACAAAATGGAGTGGCTGGCCAAAGATCCATTTGTAAAATTTAAACCTACTTATGTCCGCAATGAGCGTGAATTTTTATCGGATCAGGAGTTGCAGGGTATTATAGAGAAGCAATTTAGAATTGAACGATTGAACTTGGTAAAAGATCTATTTGTTTTCGCCTGCTATACAGGCTTGTCCTACATTGACTTGATAAAACTAAAAATGGACAATATAAGTTTGGGTATCGATGGGAATAAGTGGATTATAACTAACCGTCAAAAAACCAATAACCGAGTTAAAATTCCTTTGTTGGACATTCCTCAGCAGCTAATCGATAAATACTGCGATCATCCCAAGTCAGTAAGCAATGGAACATTGTTTCCTAAAATGTCCAATCAAAAACTGAATTCTTATTTGAAAGAAATCTCCGATCTGTGCGGGATAACTAAAAATCTAACATTTCACATTGCAAGACACACATTTGCGACAACAGTAACCTTGTCAAACGGTGTACCTATAGAAACAGTATCAAAATTGTTAGGGCACAGTAAAATTGCCACAACGCAAATTTATGCTCGAGTATTGGAGCATAAAGTAAGCCATGATATGGCCAATTTAAGAGCTGTTCTCGAGGATGCAAAGGAAAATCAAACCACTAAAAACCAAGAAAGTAAATCGCAACAAATAATTTAA
- a CDS encoding HYC_CC_PP family protein, with protein MKRFIHKSMAVLMAAVVLMTTMSFTVDIHYCGDSLVDFSFVQQVKTCGMETAQPAKTCENPKMSEKSCCTDQQIVKEGKDDLKISFDTLSFEQHTFIAAFTYSYINLFEGTESEEVPFEDYPRPFVKRDVQVLHQTFLI; from the coding sequence ATGAAACGATTTATCCACAAATCAATGGCAGTTCTTATGGCAGCCGTAGTTCTCATGACTACGATGTCGTTTACTGTTGATATTCATTATTGTGGAGATTCTTTAGTAGATTTTTCTTTTGTCCAGCAAGTAAAAACTTGCGGAATGGAAACAGCGCAACCCGCTAAAACTTGTGAGAATCCCAAAATGAGTGAAAAGTCCTGTTGTACAGATCAACAGATTGTCAAGGAAGGCAAAGACGACCTTAAAATATCTTTTGACACACTTAGTTTTGAGCAGCATACGTTCATCGCTGCTTTTACATATTCTTATATAAACTTATTTGAAGGAACCGAATCTGAAGAAGTTCCTTTTGAAGATTACCCGAGACCCTTTGTCAAACGGGATGTGCAAGTGCTGCACCAGACTTTCTTAATTTGA